A genomic segment from Dethiobacter alkaliphilus AHT 1 encodes:
- the dmpI gene encoding 4-oxalocrotonate tautomerase DmpI: MPTIFFYGPKLEKDKKKELIKSFTESASRATGLPEQAFVIYLREADKEDVGVGGELLSEKIR; this comes from the coding sequence ATGCCCACAATTTTTTTCTATGGTCCCAAACTGGAGAAGGATAAGAAAAAAGAACTGATTAAATCGTTTACCGAGAGTGCCAGCCGGGCCACCGGCCTGCCGGAGCAAGCTTTTGTAATTTACCTGCGTGAAGCAGATAAGGAAGATGTCGGCGTCGGCGGCGAACTGCTTTCTGA
- the deoC gene encoding deoxyribose-phosphate aldolase yields the protein MMEVTSFAATIDHTNLKPEATRDDIAMLCAEADKHRFAAVCINPWHVPYAARLLEESTVKVAVVAGFPLGATTTATKAFEAGEAVQNGAREVDLVINVAALKEGRARMVGEEISRVRASIEGAYLKVILETALLEAEEKRLAARIAADCGADMLKTSTGFFGGATEDDVALLKEVAPHLGIKASGGIRDAEFALLLLAAGATRLGTSSAVKIITELQDRR from the coding sequence ATGATGGAAGTAACCAGCTTTGCAGCCACAATAGACCATACTAACCTTAAGCCGGAAGCCACCCGGGATGATATAGCCATGCTCTGTGCTGAAGCAGATAAGCACCGCTTTGCAGCTGTTTGCATCAATCCCTGGCATGTGCCCTATGCCGCCCGCCTGCTGGAAGAATCCACGGTAAAAGTGGCGGTGGTTGCCGGGTTCCCTCTGGGAGCAACCACAACGGCCACCAAGGCATTTGAAGCGGGGGAGGCGGTGCAAAACGGCGCCCGGGAAGTTGATTTGGTCATCAATGTTGCCGCCTTAAAAGAGGGACGCGCCCGCATGGTGGGTGAAGAAATAAGTCGGGTACGTGCCTCTATAGAGGGTGCGTATTTAAAAGTTATTTTGGAAACAGCGCTTTTGGAAGCGGAGGAGAAACGACTGGCCGCACGTATCGCTGCAGACTGCGGCGCTGATATGCTAAAGACTTCCACCGGTTTTTTTGGCGGCGCCACAGAAGATGATGTGGCCCTGTTAAAAGAAGTTGCTCCGCACCTGGGTATAAAGGCATCGGGTGGAATCCGCGATGCTGAATTTGCCCTGCTCTTATTGGCCGCCGGAGCCACCCGTCTGGGAACCAGCTCCGCTGTAAAGATTATTACTGAACTACAGGACAGGAGGTAA
- a CDS encoding RtcB family protein, producing the protein MPKLTKTGHNRYLLPRTGAMQVDALLFLNDALRSQLAENSVELQQLCDAAALPGVFGPVVGMPDIHAGFGLPIGGIMATRAHGGVVSAGAVGMDINCGVRLLATKIPADILDKPTLRALMQAIEKRIPAGVGGKSRHHRLCREGLEDALTHGARGLVSKGYGIRADLDRCEESGCLSGAQTAAVSAKALQRAAQLSTLGGGNHFLEMGIVEIIEDESAANTFGLEKGMLTVLIHTGSRGFGHQICTDYTEIMFKAAKNYGIHLPGKGLAACPTDSPEGSNYLAAMACAVNFAFANRQLITFDIREAFQEVLGETDLAVVYDVAHNIAKFEEHFGEKLLVHRKGATRALPPGHGENPVCYVATGHPAIVPGSMNSPSYVLTGTEAAKESFCSVNHGAGRVMSRSAAKKHISREQFMSSVGDVLLNTRNYKQLLDEAPPAYKNINDVVDTLADIGLTKITARLQPLAVIKGQGDD; encoded by the coding sequence ATGCCAAAACTGACCAAAACGGGGCACAACCGATATTTGCTGCCAAGAACAGGCGCAATGCAGGTGGATGCCCTGCTTTTTTTAAACGACGCCTTGCGCAGTCAACTGGCAGAAAACTCCGTGGAACTGCAGCAGCTTTGTGATGCCGCTGCTTTGCCCGGGGTATTTGGGCCGGTGGTGGGAATGCCCGACATTCATGCCGGCTTTGGCCTGCCCATCGGCGGTATCATGGCTACCCGGGCCCACGGCGGCGTGGTTTCAGCCGGTGCGGTGGGTATGGACATCAATTGCGGAGTCCGCCTCTTGGCCACCAAGATTCCGGCAGATATTCTGGACAAGCCCACGCTTCGCGCCCTGATGCAGGCCATAGAAAAGCGTATTCCCGCCGGAGTGGGCGGCAAGTCCCGGCACCACCGGCTGTGCAGGGAAGGTTTGGAGGACGCGCTTACCCACGGAGCCCGCGGTTTGGTATCCAAGGGATACGGCATTAGGGCGGACCTGGACCGCTGCGAAGAAAGCGGTTGCCTGTCCGGTGCCCAAACTGCTGCAGTGTCTGCCAAAGCATTACAGCGGGCCGCACAGCTTTCTACCCTGGGCGGCGGCAATCACTTTTTGGAAATGGGAATCGTGGAAATAATAGAAGATGAATCAGCGGCCAACACCTTTGGCCTGGAAAAAGGCATGCTCACCGTTTTAATCCATACCGGAAGCCGCGGTTTCGGACATCAAATCTGTACCGATTATACTGAGATAATGTTTAAGGCAGCAAAAAACTATGGAATTCATCTGCCCGGCAAAGGCCTGGCCGCCTGTCCCACAGACTCACCGGAAGGCAGCAATTATCTGGCCGCCATGGCCTGTGCGGTTAACTTTGCCTTTGCCAACCGGCAGCTAATCACCTTTGATATCCGGGAAGCATTTCAGGAGGTGCTGGGTGAAACCGACCTGGCCGTGGTCTATGATGTGGCCCATAACATTGCCAAATTTGAAGAGCATTTTGGAGAAAAACTGTTAGTACATCGCAAAGGTGCCACCAGGGCACTACCGCCGGGACATGGGGAAAATCCGGTCTGTTACGTTGCAACGGGCCATCCCGCCATTGTTCCCGGCAGCATGAACTCGCCCTCATATGTACTCACAGGCACAGAAGCGGCAAAAGAGTCATTCTGTTCCGTAAACCACGGCGCCGGCCGGGTAATGTCCCGCAGCGCCGCAAAAAAACATATCAGCCGGGAACAATTTATGTCTTCGGTGGGTGATGTGCTGCTAAATACCCGCAACTATAAACAGCTTTTGGATGAAGCGCCGCCGGCGTATAAAAACATAAACGATGTGGTGGATACTTTGGCCGATATCGGTCTGACAAAAATAACAGCCCGCCTGCAGCCGCTGGCGGTAATCAAGGGTCAGGGGGACGACTAG
- the surE gene encoding 5'/3'-nucleotidase SurE: MRILLTNDDGIFAEGLQVLAREIEKIAETSVVAPDHEQSATGHAITMHRPIRAERVKYLHSPELPTYAVNGTPADCVKLAVEAILPHRPDLVISGINRGANLGTDVLYSGTVSAAIEGVILGIPAIAVSLAEYKNPRYEYAAEFIARLAKVVTAHGAGSDTLLNVNVPGCDREKMQGVAVTKLGVRQYKNAFEKRTDPRGRTYYWLAGQLVDVEHEKDTDVAAINACKISITPIQHDLTNYALIDNLREWSFEL; this comes from the coding sequence GTGCGAATTCTACTTACTAATGATGACGGCATTTTTGCCGAAGGTCTGCAAGTTTTGGCCAGAGAAATTGAAAAAATTGCCGAAACTTCTGTGGTGGCACCGGATCATGAGCAGAGTGCCACAGGACATGCCATTACCATGCACCGTCCAATCCGGGCGGAGCGCGTTAAATATTTACATTCGCCGGAGCTGCCCACCTACGCGGTAAACGGCACCCCGGCCGACTGCGTCAAGCTTGCCGTGGAGGCGATTTTGCCCCACCGACCCGACTTGGTTATTTCGGGAATCAACCGCGGCGCCAATCTGGGAACAGACGTGCTCTATTCAGGTACGGTGTCTGCCGCCATTGAAGGGGTAATTTTGGGTATTCCGGCCATTGCCGTAAGTCTTGCCGAATACAAAAATCCCCGCTATGAGTACGCGGCGGAATTTATTGCCCGCCTGGCCAAGGTGGTCACTGCACATGGTGCCGGCAGCGACACACTGTTGAATGTAAATGTTCCCGGCTGTGACCGGGAGAAGATGCAGGGCGTGGCCGTAACCAAGCTGGGCGTACGTCAGTACAAAAACGCTTTTGAAAAACGTACGGATCCCCGGGGGCGGACCTATTACTGGCTGGCCGGCCAGCTGGTGGATGTTGAACACGAAAAAGACACCGATGTGGCCGCAATCAATGCCTGTAAAATTTCCATTACTCCCATTCAGCATGACCTGACTAATTATGCCTTGATTGATAACCTGCGGGAATGGAGCTTTGAACTTTAA
- a CDS encoding YhcN/YlaJ family sporulation lipoprotein produces the protein MKSKRLLILLSILLAMSLILSGCPPFQRPAPEPRPAPDQQPPPETRQDPQDIRRPNQDPTRPQPDQPGPDAMDLANRVADIATDVEGVDDAVVVVISNLAMVGITLEDGAEGREVEIKQEVSSTIEDREPGIVNAYVSADPDIIRQLEEISAGIQRGEPISTFFDQITEVLQRMRAETNEN, from the coding sequence ATGAAAAGTAAACGTCTGTTAATCTTACTTAGTATTCTCCTGGCTATGTCGCTGATACTCAGCGGTTGCCCGCCATTTCAGCGTCCCGCACCGGAGCCCAGACCCGCCCCGGACCAACAACCGCCACCGGAGACCCGGCAGGACCCACAGGATATCCGGCGGCCCAATCAAGACCCAACGCGTCCCCAACCGGACCAACCGGGCCCTGATGCTATGGATCTGGCCAACCGCGTAGCAGACATTGCCACCGATGTGGAAGGCGTGGACGACGCTGTGGTAGTTGTCATTTCCAACCTGGCCATGGTGGGGATTACCCTGGAAGATGGTGCAGAAGGCCGCGAAGTGGAAATAAAGCAGGAGGTATCCAGTACCATTGAAGATCGGGAGCCCGGCATTGTTAATGCCTATGTTTCCGCCGATCCGGATATTATCCGCCAGCTGGAGGAGATCTCCGCCGGCATCCAGCGCGGTGAGCCTATTTCCACCTTCTTTGACCAGATCACCGAAGTGCTGCAGCGGATGCGTGCTGAAACCAACGAAAACTAA
- a CDS encoding amidohydrolase, with protein sequence MKTLIRGATVVTANEQDTIIPDADVVVDNNIISYVGPKKEWVEDFAKVINGRGKLVAPGFVNAHGHAAMSLLRSLADDVPLMYWLEKRIWPVEAKLKREDVYWGTMLAILEMIKGGTTTFTDMYFFMDQVAEATEETGIRAVLARGLVGIGHMSEQGLEESQQFVENWQGGADGRISTMLGPHAPYTCPPDYLKRVLALQEKLDVPVQIHLCETRDEVDRIQKEHGVTPVELVRDTGLFQAPVIAAHCVHLTVDDIDILREFDVRVAHNPGSNLKLGSGISPVPDLLKRGITVGLGTDGAASNNNLDMMEEMRLAALLHKGSRMDPTAITARQALAMGTRESAQALFLEDVGTIEAGMKADLIMMDLQKPHLTPQHDLVAHLVYAAQPSDITLVMVNGRILMEDGNLTTMDEEKILFQAQQRALHLVEEKEDD encoded by the coding sequence ATGAAAACATTAATACGCGGGGCCACCGTTGTTACCGCCAACGAACAGGATACCATCATACCCGATGCGGATGTGGTGGTTGATAATAATATTATTTCGTACGTGGGCCCAAAAAAAGAATGGGTAGAAGATTTTGCTAAAGTTATCAATGGCCGCGGCAAGTTGGTTGCCCCCGGTTTTGTCAATGCCCACGGCCACGCCGCCATGTCGCTATTGCGTTCCCTGGCCGACGATGTGCCGCTGATGTACTGGCTGGAAAAAAGAATCTGGCCGGTGGAAGCAAAACTAAAGAGGGAAGACGTTTATTGGGGAACCATGCTGGCCATTTTGGAGATGATTAAAGGCGGCACCACCACCTTTACCGATATGTACTTCTTTATGGACCAGGTGGCTGAAGCCACAGAAGAAACGGGTATCCGTGCAGTGCTGGCCAGAGGACTGGTGGGTATCGGCCATATGTCGGAGCAGGGTCTGGAAGAAAGCCAACAGTTTGTGGAGAACTGGCAGGGAGGAGCCGACGGGCGAATCTCCACCATGCTTGGCCCCCATGCCCCTTATACCTGTCCTCCGGATTACTTAAAAAGGGTGCTGGCTCTGCAGGAGAAACTGGATGTTCCCGTTCAGATTCACTTATGCGAAACCCGGGACGAGGTGGACCGTATCCAAAAAGAGCATGGCGTCACACCGGTGGAATTGGTAAGAGACACCGGCCTGTTTCAGGCACCTGTAATAGCAGCCCATTGTGTGCATCTCACCGTTGATGATATTGATATTTTACGGGAGTTTGATGTGCGCGTGGCCCACAACCCAGGCAGCAATCTGAAGCTGGGCAGCGGCATTTCTCCGGTGCCGGATTTGCTTAAGCGCGGTATTACCGTGGGTCTGGGCACCGATGGAGCGGCCAGTAACAACAACCTGGACATGATGGAGGAAATGCGCCTGGCGGCGCTTCTGCATAAGGGCAGCCGCATGGATCCCACCGCCATTACCGCCCGACAAGCTTTGGCCATGGGGACAAGGGAGAGCGCACAGGCCCTGTTTTTAGAAGATGTGGGGACCATTGAAGCAGGCATGAAGGCAGATCTGATAATGATGGACCTGCAAAAACCCCATCTGACTCCCCAACATGATTTGGTGGCCCATCTGGTATATGCGGCTCAACCGTCGGATATAACATTGGTGATGGTAAACGGCCGGATTCTTATGGAGGACGGTAACCTAACCACCATGGATGAAGAAAAAATTCTTTTCCAGGCTCAGCAGCGGGCTCTGCATTTAGTTGAGGAAAAAGAGGACGATTAA
- a CDS encoding class II aldolase/adducin family protein, translating to MKLRGEMLATIQQMCRDNLVLGTWGNVSVRDGENHFLITPSGMEYSQLTAEDLVRMDFGGSADGRWKPSSEWRLHAALFQGREDIGAIVHTHSVHATAFAVARMPVPAVVEDLVQVAGGSVDVAAYTMPGTEELAQNALQALGSKSAVLLASHGLVGVARTLPEALKVCQIVEKTAQAALLARLLGPVHELSDEDISAMRSFYLTSYGPEKREEEIE from the coding sequence ATGAAGCTTAGAGGGGAAATGCTGGCCACAATCCAACAGATGTGCCGCGATAATCTGGTGCTGGGTACCTGGGGTAATGTCTCGGTTCGAGACGGCGAGAATCATTTCCTCATTACTCCCAGCGGCATGGAGTATAGTCAGCTTACAGCAGAAGATCTGGTCCGCATGGATTTTGGCGGTAGCGCCGACGGTCGCTGGAAACCCTCTTCTGAATGGCGCCTGCATGCTGCCCTTTTTCAGGGCAGAGAAGATATCGGCGCCATTGTTCATACTCACAGTGTCCATGCCACCGCCTTTGCCGTGGCCCGCATGCCTGTCCCGGCGGTGGTGGAAGATCTGGTGCAGGTTGCCGGAGGTAGCGTGGATGTGGCCGCCTATACCATGCCGGGCACAGAAGAGTTGGCCCAAAACGCTCTGCAGGCTTTGGGCAGCAAAAGTGCCGTGCTTTTGGCAAGCCATGGGCTGGTGGGCGTGGCTCGCACCCTGCCGGAGGCACTGAAGGTCTGCCAGATTGTGGAGAAGACGGCACAGGCGGCACTACTGGCCCGCCTGCTGGGTCCGGTTCATGAACTAAGCGATGAAGATATTTCCGCCATGCGCAGTTTTTATCTCACATCGTACGGACCGGAAAAACGGGAGGAGGAAATAGAATGA
- the mtnA gene encoding S-methyl-5-thioribose-1-phosphate isomerase, whose product MDPIRFEYGVVFLLDQRLLPVEVKYMECKSWQEVAAGIRDMVVRGAPAIGASAAFGMALAAKQWSSVDSERFFAGLEEAAKGLKATRPTAVNLAWAVERMLNVARTQRGVAPREIADILDAEARRIAQEDIAVNKKIGDFGAGLINDKARILTHCNAGALATVGYGTALGVIRRAVAHGKEVHVFADETRPYLQGARLTAWELHRDEIPVTVIADNMAGFLMKQGKIDVVIVGADRIAANGDVANKIGTYSVAVLAAAHNIPFYVAAPYSTFDLAIKSGEQIPIEERCETEITHFAGRRIAPEGIGCYNPSFDVTPANLITAIITEFGVIEKPDEERVRQFFAEAGHEA is encoded by the coding sequence ATGGACCCAATACGTTTTGAATACGGCGTTGTTTTTTTGTTGGATCAGCGGCTGCTGCCGGTGGAAGTTAAATATATGGAATGTAAAAGCTGGCAGGAAGTGGCTGCCGGCATCAGGGATATGGTGGTACGCGGCGCTCCGGCCATTGGAGCCTCCGCGGCTTTTGGCATGGCGCTGGCGGCTAAACAGTGGTCCTCGGTGGACAGTGAGCGCTTTTTTGCCGGACTGGAAGAAGCGGCCAAAGGGTTGAAGGCCACCCGTCCCACCGCTGTAAATCTGGCCTGGGCGGTGGAGAGAATGCTTAATGTGGCCAGGACGCAAAGGGGAGTGGCGCCCCGGGAAATCGCAGACATTCTCGATGCGGAAGCCAGGCGGATTGCCCAAGAAGATATTGCCGTTAACAAAAAAATAGGGGATTTCGGCGCCGGGCTGATTAATGATAAAGCCCGCATTCTCACCCACTGTAATGCGGGAGCACTGGCTACGGTGGGCTATGGTACCGCCCTGGGAGTTATCCGCAGAGCCGTGGCCCACGGCAAAGAGGTGCACGTATTTGCCGATGAAACCCGCCCCTATCTGCAGGGCGCCCGTTTAACGGCCTGGGAGCTGCACCGCGATGAAATTCCCGTTACCGTCATCGCCGACAATATGGCAGGTTTCTTAATGAAGCAGGGAAAGATCGACGTTGTCATCGTGGGAGCGGACCGAATTGCGGCCAATGGTGATGTGGCTAATAAAATCGGTACCTACTCGGTGGCGGTTTTGGCCGCCGCCCATAATATTCCCTTTTACGTGGCGGCGCCGTACTCCACCTTTGACCTTGCCATAAAAAGCGGTGAGCAGATTCCCATTGAAGAACGATGTGAAACGGAAATTACCCACTTCGCCGGCAGGCGCATTGCGCCGGAGGGCATCGGCTGCTATAACCCGTCCTTTGATGTTACACCAGCTAATTTGATTACAGCCATTATTACCGAGTTTGGTGTTATTGAAAAGCCCGATGAAGAACGGGTCAGGCAGTTTTTTGCGGAGGCCGGTCATGAAGCTTAG
- the mtnP gene encoding S-methyl-5'-thioadenosine phosphorylase, protein MSIELAIIGGTGVYDPKLLEDVQTLEIDTRYGRALLTQGKYQGREVVFLARHGTKHGTPPHNVNYRANIAALVKLGVKRVVATAAVGSLNEKMPPGAMILLGQFLDFTKAREATFFDGGEAGVVHTDFTAPYCPQLNGNLLAAANQAGLELLQDGVYVCTEGPRFESAAEIRMYQKLGGDLVGMTNVPEVVLAREAGLCYSTVALSTNFGAGISPTVLTHEEVLEVMAENVEKVRRLLMELIPNLADHRDCDCEKLGSEILL, encoded by the coding sequence ATGAGTATTGAACTGGCAATTATCGGCGGCACCGGAGTCTATGACCCCAAGCTGCTGGAAGATGTACAGACGTTGGAAATAGATACCCGCTACGGCAGGGCACTGTTGACCCAGGGTAAATATCAAGGCAGGGAAGTTGTCTTTTTGGCCCGCCACGGCACAAAGCACGGTACTCCGCCCCATAATGTTAATTACCGGGCCAATATTGCTGCGTTGGTGAAGCTGGGCGTCAAACGGGTGGTGGCCACCGCTGCGGTGGGCTCCCTGAATGAAAAAATGCCTCCCGGTGCCATGATTCTTTTAGGTCAGTTTCTGGACTTTACCAAGGCGCGGGAAGCAACATTCTTTGACGGCGGCGAAGCCGGCGTGGTACATACAGATTTTACAGCTCCATACTGCCCGCAGTTAAACGGCAATCTGCTGGCCGCTGCAAATCAGGCAGGACTGGAACTTTTGCAGGACGGAGTATATGTCTGTACCGAAGGCCCCCGGTTCGAATCGGCGGCGGAGATTCGCATGTATCAGAAACTGGGCGGAGATTTGGTGGGAATGACCAATGTGCCGGAAGTGGTGCTGGCCCGGGAAGCGGGCCTCTGTTACAGCACCGTTGCTTTATCCACCAACTTTGGTGCAGGGATTTCACCTACCGTCCTTACTCATGAGGAAGTTCTGGAAGTGATGGCAGAGAATGTGGAAAAAGTAAGGCGCCTTCTGATGGAGTTAATACCTAACCTGGCTGACCACAGAGATTGTGATTGTGAGAAGCTGGGCAGTGAAATTCTGCTATAG
- a CDS encoding adenosylhomocysteinase encodes MSTIRNQSLAPEGKLKINWVKEHMPVLNELAREFRETKPFAGLRVAICLHLEAKTAYMAKVVQESGAQVTITGSNPLSTQDDVAAALVEDGLTVHSWYNATDEEYEDHLHKTMQSEPHLIIDDGGDLVAMLHSQYPQMIENVRGGAEETTTGLIRLRAMAADGELKIPMMAVNDAFCKYLFDNRYGTGQSVWDGIMRATNLVVAGKTVVVIGYGWCGKGVAMRARGLGARVIVCEVDPVKAVEAIMDGNSVMPMLDAAAEGDIFVTVTGCRDAITKEHYENMKDGAILCNAGHFDLEIDKRPLEELAENKRLARKNVEAYEFNGKTIYLIAEGRLVNLAAADGHPAEIMDMSFALQVEALHYLNSNHGKLPNDVLTLPQAVDDKVARRKLAAMGVSIDTLSKAQECYLTSWKAE; translated from the coding sequence TTGAGTACTATCCGTAATCAAAGCCTGGCTCCCGAGGGGAAATTGAAAATCAACTGGGTAAAAGAGCATATGCCGGTGCTAAATGAGCTGGCCAGAGAATTTCGTGAGACAAAACCCTTTGCCGGACTGCGGGTGGCTATCTGCCTGCATTTGGAAGCCAAGACTGCTTATATGGCTAAAGTGGTGCAGGAAAGCGGTGCACAGGTAACCATTACCGGCAGTAACCCTTTGTCTACTCAGGATGATGTGGCAGCGGCCCTGGTGGAAGACGGCCTCACCGTTCATTCCTGGTACAATGCTACAGATGAGGAGTATGAAGATCACTTACATAAAACCATGCAGAGTGAGCCGCATCTGATTATTGATGACGGCGGTGACCTGGTGGCCATGCTCCACTCCCAGTATCCTCAGATGATTGAGAATGTGCGGGGCGGTGCCGAGGAGACCACCACCGGGCTGATTCGCCTGAGGGCCATGGCGGCTGACGGTGAACTAAAGATTCCCATGATGGCTGTAAACGATGCCTTCTGTAAATATCTCTTTGATAACCGCTATGGTACCGGCCAGTCTGTCTGGGACGGCATTATGCGGGCCACCAACCTGGTGGTGGCGGGCAAAACTGTGGTGGTAATCGGCTATGGCTGGTGCGGAAAAGGTGTAGCCATGCGTGCCCGCGGCCTGGGTGCACGGGTAATTGTCTGTGAGGTGGATCCGGTTAAAGCGGTGGAAGCCATTATGGACGGCAATTCAGTGATGCCCATGCTGGATGCGGCGGCGGAAGGAGACATTTTTGTCACCGTAACAGGCTGTCGTGATGCCATCACCAAGGAGCATTATGAAAATATGAAGGACGGCGCCATTTTGTGCAATGCCGGCCATTTTGATCTGGAAATCGATAAGCGCCCCTTGGAAGAGTTGGCCGAAAACAAGCGGCTGGCGCGCAAAAATGTGGAAGCTTATGAGTTTAACGGTAAAACCATTTATCTCATCGCCGAAGGCCGCCTGGTAAACCTGGCGGCGGCGGATGGCCACCCGGCGGAAATTATGGATATGAGTTTTGCTCTTCAGGTGGAAGCGCTGCATTACTTAAACAGTAATCACGGCAAGCTGCCCAACGATGTGCTGACCCTGCCGCAGGCGGTGGATGATAAAGTGGCCCGGCGCAAACTGGCGGCCATGGGTGTTTCCATCGATACCTTGTCTAAAGCGCAGGAATGCTATCTGACCAGCTGGAAGGCCGAATAG
- a CDS encoding tetratricopeptide repeat protein, with translation MKESEFTKIIADLERVEKELKTVGNNKEKRQMCYDRLLELRKRMDRYVEYWLLFEEKINDLQERYDFFLPDELPESFLHAFDNIMPSKEDYEEKLTSEEIGREKRGVKPLLLQADNEACIRSFRRGLGFLELAMMDEAIKEFRAVISQEPDLMLPHLCLGVAYAERGMGDEAMRELRLVQALTDDPQTGAIIHNAMGNIYADREEYQLALEEFKKVVELDPEFSVAYFNLGAVYYNLKQYQNSVAAFEAVKDKFPRDWELYFYLGKAFKKLGNEEQALVNLLKSSHLAHQEPFVAFELGLLYDKLGETRKALECYYRARRLYQELEGREMPVDN, from the coding sequence ATGAAGGAAAGTGAATTCACCAAGATTATTGCAGACCTGGAGCGTGTGGAGAAAGAACTGAAAACTGTGGGCAACAATAAGGAAAAACGCCAGATGTGCTACGACAGGTTGCTGGAGTTGCGCAAACGTATGGACCGTTATGTGGAGTACTGGCTGTTGTTTGAAGAAAAGATTAACGACCTGCAGGAACGCTATGATTTCTTTTTACCCGATGAATTGCCGGAATCGTTTCTGCATGCCTTTGACAATATCATGCCCTCAAAAGAGGATTATGAAGAAAAACTTACTTCAGAAGAAATTGGCAGAGAAAAGAGGGGAGTTAAACCATTGCTGTTACAGGCAGATAATGAAGCGTGCATACGCTCGTTCCGTCGTGGCCTGGGCTTTTTGGAGTTGGCCATGATGGACGAAGCAATTAAGGAATTTAGGGCGGTTATCAGTCAGGAACCTGATTTGATGCTTCCGCACCTGTGCCTGGGTGTGGCCTATGCGGAACGGGGGATGGGAGATGAGGCTATGCGGGAGCTTCGCCTGGTGCAGGCCCTTACCGATGATCCCCAAACCGGCGCCATTATCCATAATGCCATGGGCAATATCTATGCCGACCGGGAAGAGTATCAACTGGCGCTGGAAGAGTTTAAAAAAGTTGTGGAGTTGGATCCGGAATTCAGCGTAGCCTATTTTAACCTGGGTGCGGTTTATTATAATTTAAAACAATACCAAAACAGTGTGGCTGCCTTTGAGGCGGTAAAGGATAAATTCCCCCGGGACTGGGAGCTCTATTTCTACCTGGGCAAAGCTTTTAAAAAGCTGGGCAATGAGGAGCAGGCGCTGGTCAATCTGCTCAAATCTTCACACTTGGCTCATCAGGAACCCTTTGTGGCTTTTGAGCTGGGACTGCTTTATGATAAATTGGGTGAAACCCGCAAAGCGCTGGAGTGTTACTACCGCGCCCGACGTCTCTACCAGGAACTGGAAGGCAGGGAAATGCCGGTAGATAATTAA
- a CDS encoding Uma2 family endonuclease has translation MTKDKPSKPDNRIKEQPVTYDDYARLPDDGIRYEINNGRLEAMTPGPNAVHQFVVQQIEHRMLQKCASDFIVISSPIDVILSETEVRQPDIVMIRRDRLSIITKRGIEGPPDLVVEVLSPFSAKRDRQQKLHAYAKYAIPEYWIVDVNNELLELYVLTKEQYTLQEVYFEDEPVVSKQIPCISFTMQEIIESIPELPNF, from the coding sequence ATGACTAAGGACAAACCTTCCAAGCCAGATAACAGAATTAAAGAACAACCGGTGACATACGATGATTATGCCCGTCTGCCCGATGACGGCATCCGTTACGAAATAAATAACGGGCGGCTGGAAGCTATGACGCCGGGGCCCAATGCGGTGCATCAGTTTGTTGTGCAGCAAATAGAGCATCGCATGCTTCAAAAATGTGCCAGTGATTTTATTGTAATTTCGTCTCCCATTGATGTTATCCTGTCCGAGACAGAGGTAAGACAGCCAGATATTGTGATGATTCGCCGCGACAGGCTGTCCATAATCACCAAACGGGGTATTGAAGGTCCGCCTGATTTGGTGGTGGAAGTGTTATCACCGTTTTCTGCCAAGCGTGATAGGCAGCAAAAGTTGCATGCTTATGCAAAGTATGCAATTCCGGAGTACTGGATAGTAGATGTAAATAATGAGTTGCTGGAGCTATATGTACTGACAAAAGAACAGTATACGTTACAGGAAGTTTATTTTGAAGATGAACCTGTTGTGTCTAAACAAATTCCCTGCATCTCGTTTACCATGCAGGAGATAATAGAGAGCATTCCTGAACTGCCCAATTTCTGA